In one window of Frigoriglobus tundricola DNA:
- a CDS encoding WD40 repeat domain-containing protein, giving the protein MKDRHKGFALALLFVAAGAHAAAKDTAEPLPKGAKYRLGTASLPFNGRLLAPDCTTFLVNGPQLRDARTGKTTVVPGFEANGRQASPWDGAILAVSADGKRAVTGQNYECLVFEIATGRPILSVKPADVIENAPYSATSLSADGRVISFCARDRAAVQNVRYDAVVWDVEKDQELARVPLLHNIPHPTVLSPDGKTLATHCSNSFAAGAATKDPRPDTAVQLWNVGTGKLIATLPDVFDEYAGGRVVAFSPDGKTLATATGQSPAGLIRLWDVATGKPKDPILARPFQGALLAFSPDGKTLAAVGKGGTIDRWALPDGKRLPTTPFPAAEKVSTERSAGHPRGLAFADNERVVAWDSLGNHTRIWTAPNGKLFTSLAGHSMTVNGVQFAEGGKELVTLGTDSRVLRWDAATGRRLGATAVRLREPYFQLTHLAPGGARAMHYGLLYDVKAEEELFTVPVWYVSPSADYQLAAGFGRSPDRTSTSLCCELWDLETRRRRNRWELPPPVQFNSIDTAAVAFSPDNSRLVTAVQPREDGPNRPEPREKALLFVAGWDVMSGKKLGELCVEAMGGLRGAHSLGWSQDRVQIAVAADNTGAVFATEDGKLWTANYERGRRGDTIDQTNQGGKRFTCPTFSPDGKVFAVGAPAGEGDGYAVRLYSWPTVQLLHTFTGHKGAISALAFSPDGKLLVSGSSDTTVIVWDLTSIRTQK; this is encoded by the coding sequence GTGAAGGACCGCCACAAGGGATTCGCGCTCGCCTTATTGTTCGTCGCAGCGGGGGCACACGCCGCAGCCAAGGACACAGCCGAACCGCTACCCAAAGGAGCGAAGTACCGGCTCGGCACGGCCAGTCTCCCGTTCAACGGGCGGCTGCTCGCCCCCGATTGCACGACCTTTCTGGTGAACGGGCCACAGCTCCGGGACGCGCGAACCGGGAAGACGACCGTCGTGCCCGGGTTCGAGGCGAACGGCCGTCAGGCGAGCCCGTGGGACGGAGCGATCCTCGCCGTTTCGGCCGACGGCAAAAGGGCCGTGACCGGGCAGAACTACGAATGCCTCGTGTTCGAGATCGCGACTGGCCGGCCGATCCTGAGCGTGAAGCCGGCGGATGTGATCGAGAACGCGCCGTACTCCGCAACGTCCCTGTCCGCTGACGGCAGGGTTATCTCGTTCTGTGCCCGTGATCGGGCCGCAGTCCAGAATGTCAGGTACGATGCCGTCGTGTGGGACGTGGAAAAGGATCAGGAACTGGCTCGCGTTCCCCTGCTCCACAACATCCCTCACCCGACGGTCCTATCACCAGATGGCAAAACCCTTGCCACCCACTGTTCAAATTCGTTCGCCGCGGGCGCGGCCACCAAAGACCCGCGACCTGATACTGCCGTGCAACTGTGGAACGTCGGCACCGGAAAGCTGATCGCCACGCTGCCTGATGTCTTCGACGAGTACGCCGGCGGGCGGGTGGTCGCCTTCTCTCCTGATGGCAAGACCCTCGCCACCGCCACCGGCCAGTCCCCCGCGGGGCTGATCCGGCTCTGGGACGTGGCCACCGGCAAACCGAAAGACCCGATCCTCGCTCGACCGTTCCAGGGCGCGCTGCTCGCGTTCTCGCCGGACGGCAAAACACTCGCGGCCGTGGGCAAGGGCGGGACCATCGACCGGTGGGCGCTGCCCGACGGCAAACGGCTCCCGACGACGCCATTCCCCGCGGCCGAAAAGGTCAGCACCGAGCGGAGCGCGGGACACCCACGCGGTCTGGCGTTCGCAGACAACGAGCGGGTGGTCGCATGGGACTCGCTCGGGAATCACACGAGGATCTGGACCGCGCCGAACGGCAAGTTGTTCACTTCACTTGCCGGTCACTCGATGACCGTCAACGGCGTGCAGTTCGCCGAAGGCGGAAAGGAACTGGTCACACTCGGTACTGACTCCCGCGTACTGCGCTGGGACGCCGCCACCGGCCGACGACTCGGTGCGACAGCGGTCCGCTTACGCGAGCCGTACTTTCAGTTGACGCACCTGGCGCCGGGCGGAGCCCGCGCGATGCATTACGGTTTGCTCTACGACGTGAAGGCCGAAGAGGAACTCTTCACAGTGCCCGTCTGGTACGTATCCCCATCGGCCGACTACCAGTTGGCCGCTGGTTTCGGGCGCTCGCCGGACCGCACGTCCACTTCGCTCTGCTGCGAGCTCTGGGATCTCGAAACGCGCCGCCGGAGGAACCGATGGGAACTCCCGCCGCCCGTCCAGTTCAACTCTATTGACACGGCGGCGGTCGCGTTCAGCCCCGACAACAGCCGGCTCGTGACCGCGGTGCAACCGCGCGAAGACGGGCCGAACAGGCCCGAGCCGCGGGAGAAGGCTCTGCTGTTCGTGGCCGGATGGGACGTAATGAGTGGCAAGAAGTTGGGCGAGTTGTGCGTGGAGGCGATGGGCGGGCTCAGGGGGGCGCACTCGCTCGGTTGGAGCCAGGATCGGGTCCAGATCGCCGTTGCGGCGGACAATACGGGGGCCGTATTCGCGACCGAAGACGGGAAGTTGTGGACGGCGAACTACGAACGGGGCCGGCGCGGGGACACGATCGACCAGACCAACCAGGGGGGCAAACGGTTCACCTGCCCGACGTTCAGCCCGGACGGTAAGGTGTTCGCCGTGGGCGCGCCGGCAGGTGAAGGCGACGGGTACGCCGTTCGCTTATACAGTTGGCCCACAGTCCAGCTCTTGCACACCTTTACCGGACACAAAGGGGCGATCAGCGCGCTCGCCTTTTCGCCCGATGGCAAACTGCTCGTCTCCGGCTCGTCCGACACGACCGTGATTGTCTGGGATCTCACCTCCATCCGGACGCAGAAGTGA
- a CDS encoding ArsR/SmtB family transcription factor, whose product MTTARLDATFAALADPTRRAILARLARGAATVTELVAPFKLSQPAISKHLKVLEKAGLITRGRDAQKRPCRIEPAPLAEANEWLEKYRALWEANFERLDDLLDELKAEKRPKKR is encoded by the coding sequence ATGACGACCGCCCGGCTCGACGCCACGTTCGCGGCGCTCGCCGATCCGACCCGGCGCGCGATCCTCGCCCGCCTCGCGCGGGGCGCGGCCACGGTCACGGAACTGGTCGCGCCCTTCAAGTTGAGCCAGCCGGCGATCTCCAAGCACCTGAAGGTGCTGGAAAAGGCCGGGCTGATCACACGCGGCCGGGACGCGCAGAAGCGCCCGTGCCGGATCGAGCCCGCGCCGCTCGCGGAGGCCAACGAGTGGCTGGAGAAGTACCGCGCGCTGTGGGAAGCAAATTTCGAGCGCCTCGATGACCTGCTGGACGAGCTGAAGGCCGAGAAGAGACCCAAAAAGCGCTAA
- a CDS encoding SRPBCC family protein: protein MKSTLKVVASGDREIVITRTFNAPRELVWDTLSRPELLKRWLFGPAGWAMTVCEEDRRVGGTFRWAWVGPGGAAMTMTGAYREIVPPERCVRTETFETGCFPQMGEQISTLVLGERGEQTLLTLTVLYPSKEARDGALASGMEHGMAAGYDRLDEILAGAAG, encoded by the coding sequence ATGAAGAGCACGCTGAAGGTCGTCGCGAGCGGCGACCGCGAGATCGTAATCACCCGCACGTTCAACGCCCCGCGCGAGTTGGTGTGGGACACGCTGTCCCGGCCCGAGCTGCTCAAGCGGTGGCTGTTCGGACCGGCGGGCTGGGCGATGACCGTCTGTGAGGAAGATCGGCGGGTCGGCGGGACGTTCCGGTGGGCGTGGGTCGGTCCGGGGGGCGCGGCGATGACGATGACCGGCGCGTACCGCGAGATCGTTCCGCCCGAGAGGTGCGTCCGCACCGAGACGTTCGAGACCGGCTGCTTCCCCCAGATGGGGGAGCAGATCTCGACGCTCGTCCTCGGTGAGCGGGGCGAGCAAACGCTCCTGACCCTCACGGTTCTGTACCCGTCGAAGGAGGCCCGCGACGGGGCGCTCGCGTCCGGCATGGAGCACGGCATGGCAGCCGGGTACGACCGGTTGGACGAAATCCTCGCCGGGGCCGCGGGCTGA
- a CDS encoding THUMP-like domain-containing protein → MKIAPGVAQADLRAIDAEAEFVSLNGELKECVLWFGAARTAARRATVLPAGETLFADRPQDLGPIAPVGAVLYDPDPAVARAGLVHDLADRLGAGPIDATVHLLTADRHAHTPFATAFAVDHAAPFHAKLLREYLRQRQVGRVTVIKRGSPADADDLVRKLKLDGPHHRTVFLTRADGAHAVIVGRRFE, encoded by the coding sequence GTGAAGATCGCACCCGGCGTGGCGCAAGCGGACCTCCGCGCGATCGACGCCGAAGCCGAGTTCGTGTCGCTGAACGGCGAACTGAAGGAGTGCGTCCTCTGGTTCGGCGCGGCCCGCACGGCCGCGCGCCGGGCGACGGTCCTCCCGGCGGGCGAGACGCTGTTCGCCGATCGCCCTCAAGATTTGGGTCCGATCGCCCCCGTCGGCGCGGTGCTGTACGATCCCGATCCGGCCGTGGCGCGGGCGGGACTCGTTCACGACCTGGCGGACCGGCTCGGCGCCGGACCAATCGATGCGACGGTCCACCTGCTGACCGCCGACCGGCACGCGCACACGCCGTTCGCGACCGCGTTCGCGGTGGACCACGCGGCCCCGTTCCACGCGAAGCTGCTGCGCGAGTACCTGCGCCAGCGGCAGGTCGGCCGGGTGACGGTCATCAAGCGCGGGTCCCCGGCGGACGCCGACGACCTGGTGCGCAAGCTGAAGCTCGACGGGCCGCACCACCGCACGGTGTTCCTCACACGCGCCGACGGCGCGCACGCGGTGATCGTGGGCCGCCGGTTCGAGTGA
- the tsaD gene encoding tRNA (adenosine(37)-N6)-threonylcarbamoyltransferase complex transferase subunit TsaD, translating into MTTFLALETSCDETAAAVFTDDLTVLSSVVASQTDLHARFGGVVPEIASRAHLRNLLPVVDEALGRANVPLRDIGCVAVHNTPGLVGALLVGVSAAKALALGLGVPLVAVNHVASHIFACRLAAGRDIFPCVGLVVSGGHTALFRCDTALSLELLGGTRDDAAGEAFDKVAAILGLGFPGGPAVEREAAGGNPKAHAFPRTFIDDGRLEFSFSGLKTAVLYACHGQDVKRATPPPPGPRRADLAASFQAAVVDVLTMKCKQALRKTGLTRLAVGGGVSANKPLRAALQAMCVKEGAELLIPPLALCTDNAAMAALAVEKWKRSEFAPPDLDAEPN; encoded by the coding sequence ATGACGACCTTTCTTGCCCTCGAAACGAGCTGCGACGAAACGGCCGCGGCCGTGTTCACCGACGACCTGACGGTGCTCTCCAGCGTGGTCGCGTCCCAGACCGACCTGCACGCCCGGTTCGGGGGCGTGGTGCCGGAGATCGCCAGCCGCGCCCACCTCCGCAACCTGCTTCCCGTCGTGGACGAAGCCCTCGGGCGGGCGAACGTGCCGCTCCGGGACATCGGTTGCGTCGCCGTTCACAACACCCCGGGACTCGTCGGGGCGCTGCTGGTCGGCGTGAGCGCCGCCAAGGCGCTGGCCCTCGGGCTGGGCGTGCCGCTGGTCGCGGTGAACCACGTCGCGAGCCACATTTTCGCGTGCCGGCTCGCGGCCGGGCGGGACATCTTCCCCTGCGTCGGGCTCGTGGTCAGCGGCGGGCACACGGCTCTGTTCCGGTGCGACACCGCACTGTCACTCGAGCTGCTCGGCGGCACCCGCGACGACGCCGCCGGCGAAGCGTTCGACAAGGTCGCGGCGATTCTGGGCCTCGGCTTCCCCGGCGGCCCGGCGGTGGAACGCGAGGCCGCGGGCGGCAACCCGAAGGCGCACGCCTTCCCGCGCACGTTCATCGACGACGGCCGACTCGAGTTCAGCTTCAGCGGGCTGAAGACGGCGGTGTTGTACGCGTGCCACGGACAGGACGTGAAGCGCGCGACCCCGCCCCCGCCGGGGCCGCGCCGGGCGGACCTCGCCGCGAGCTTTCAGGCCGCGGTGGTGGACGTGCTGACGATGAAGTGCAAACAGGCGCTCCGGAAGACCGGGCTGACCCGGCTCGCGGTCGGCGGCGGCGTGAGCGCGAACAAGCCGCTCCGTGCCGCGTTACAAGCGATGTGTGTGAAGGAAGGGGCGGAACTGCTCATCCCGCCACTGGCCCTGTGTACCGACAACGCGGCAATGGCGGCTCTGGCGGTGGAGAAGTGGAAGCGGAGCGAATTCGCCCCGCCGGATTTGGACGCGGAACCGAACTAG
- a CDS encoding serine/threonine-protein kinase, which yields MPEIYEPTVIRTSRPEPHDATVARPQPSATDETLVPGAQPPAPVASSGSAGFAEEVRLLLRRRLFMTHLALGLATGAMALCDLTGLVALPVEAGLGRWAAGLPLIAFGQSVAGLVFLLRYPEAPLKTLRLIEVSQFAIIGFGGGVARFIVMESGAAPSPDPRYSELLYRFDALMTTFPGVFSIILYGVFIPNTRRRSLFGASLLCLAPVAATTLAAATNPAVRPALPAIVPISLVPLCMACVVAVFCAGRAYELRQQVYEAKREAQQLGAYTLKQKLGEGGMGEVWLAEHRLLKRPCAVKFIRAELAAEPATAARFEREVRAVTSLTHFNTVRIFDYGRSDDGSFYYVMEYLDGPTLDRLVKERGPLTPGRAVYLLRQFCGALAEAHAAGMVHRDLKPGNMMLVALGGQRDVAKLLDFGLVQDHSATESSDRITRAGTVLGTPSYMCPEQAAGEPVDPRGDVYSLGVVAFFALAGRPPFEGSSVGKLLTAHLTQPAPDVSALRAGVPADLAAVVARCLAKDPKERFQSVLELEAALAACTCSMDWSAAHADQWWAAPTAAPAALANDATETIIRS from the coding sequence ATGCCCGAAATCTATGAGCCGACCGTAATCCGCACGTCTCGGCCGGAGCCACACGACGCGACTGTGGCGCGACCGCAGCCGAGCGCGACCGATGAAACGCTCGTGCCCGGCGCGCAGCCGCCGGCCCCGGTCGCTTCGTCCGGGTCGGCCGGATTCGCGGAGGAGGTCCGGTTACTCCTCCGGCGCCGCCTCTTCATGACTCACCTGGCGCTGGGACTGGCGACCGGGGCGATGGCCCTGTGCGACCTGACCGGGCTCGTGGCACTGCCCGTCGAGGCCGGGCTGGGGCGGTGGGCGGCCGGACTGCCGCTCATCGCCTTCGGACAGAGCGTGGCGGGTCTGGTGTTCCTCCTCCGCTACCCCGAAGCTCCGCTGAAAACGCTCCGACTCATTGAAGTGAGCCAATTCGCGATCATCGGTTTCGGTGGGGGCGTCGCCCGGTTCATCGTGATGGAGTCGGGAGCGGCTCCCTCGCCGGACCCGCGGTACTCCGAACTCCTGTACCGGTTCGACGCCCTCATGACGACCTTTCCGGGCGTCTTCTCGATCATCCTGTACGGCGTGTTCATTCCGAACACGCGGCGCCGGAGCCTGTTCGGGGCCAGCTTGCTGTGCCTGGCGCCGGTCGCCGCGACCACACTGGCGGCGGCCACGAACCCCGCGGTCCGACCGGCCCTGCCCGCGATCGTTCCGATCAGTCTCGTCCCCCTGTGCATGGCCTGTGTGGTCGCGGTCTTCTGCGCGGGGCGGGCGTACGAGTTGCGGCAGCAGGTGTACGAGGCCAAGCGCGAGGCCCAGCAGCTCGGCGCGTACACGCTCAAACAGAAGCTCGGGGAGGGCGGGATGGGCGAGGTGTGGCTGGCCGAACACCGGCTCCTCAAGCGGCCGTGTGCGGTGAAGTTCATCCGCGCCGAACTGGCGGCCGAGCCCGCCACCGCCGCCCGGTTCGAGCGCGAGGTCCGCGCGGTCACCTCGCTCACGCACTTCAACACCGTGCGCATTTTCGATTACGGGCGCAGCGACGACGGCAGCTTCTACTACGTGATGGAGTACCTCGACGGCCCCACCCTCGACCGGCTGGTGAAGGAGCGCGGGCCGCTGACGCCGGGCCGCGCCGTGTACCTGCTCCGCCAGTTTTGTGGCGCGCTGGCCGAGGCCCACGCCGCCGGCATGGTCCACCGCGACCTGAAGCCGGGGAACATGATGCTGGTGGCGCTGGGCGGCCAGAGGGACGTGGCGAAGCTGCTCGACTTCGGGCTCGTTCAGGACCACAGCGCGACCGAGAGCAGCGACCGCATCACGCGGGCCGGAACCGTCCTCGGCACGCCGAGCTACATGTGCCCGGAGCAGGCCGCGGGCGAACCGGTGGACCCGCGCGGGGACGTGTACAGCCTCGGGGTGGTGGCGTTCTTCGCACTCGCCGGGCGCCCGCCGTTCGAGGGGTCGAGCGTGGGGAAGCTGCTCACCGCGCACCTCACCCAGCCCGCGCCGGACGTCTCGGCGCTCCGGGCCGGGGTCCCGGCCGATCTCGCCGCCGTGGTGGCGAGGTGCCTCGCGAAGGACCCGAAGGAGCGGTTCCAGAGCGTGCTCGAACTGGAAGCGGCGCTGGCCGCGTGTACCTGTAGTATGGACTGGAGCGCCGCACACGCGGACCAGTGGTGGGCCGCACCGACCGCTGCACCGGCGGCCCTTGCGAACGACGCGACCGAGACGATAATCCGTTCATGA